A stretch of Bos taurus isolate L1 Dominette 01449 registration number 42190680 breed Hereford chromosome 5, ARS-UCD2.0, whole genome shotgun sequence DNA encodes these proteins:
- the SNU13 gene encoding NHP2-like protein 1 encodes MTEADVNPKAYPLADAHLTKKLLDLVQQSCNYKQLRKGANEATKTLNRGISEFIVMAADAEPLEIILHLPLLCEDKNVPYVFVRSKQALGRACGVSRPVIACSVTIKEGSQLKQQIQSIQQSIERLLV; translated from the exons ACTGAGGCTGACGTCAATCCGAAGGCCTACCCTCTTGCAGATGCTCACCTCACCAAGAAACTATTGGATCTCGTTCAGCAGTCATGTAACTACAAGCAGCTTCGAAAAGGAGCCAATGAGG CCACCAAAACCCTCAACAGAGGCATCTCTGAGTTCATTGTGATGGCCGCAGATGCGGAGCCCTTGGAGATCATCCTGCACCTCCCGCTGCTGTGTGAGGACAAGAACGTGCCCTATGTGTTCGTGCGCTCCAAGCAGGCTCTGGGGCGAGCCTGCGGGGTCTCCAGGCCTGTCATCGCCTGCTCCGTCACCATCAAAGAGGGCTCACAACTGAAGCAGCAGATCCAGTCCATCCAGCAGTCCATTGAAAGGCTCTTAGTCTAA